In one window of Anthonomus grandis grandis chromosome 11, icAntGran1.3, whole genome shotgun sequence DNA:
- the LOC126742212 gene encoding mitochondrial enolase superfamily member 1-like gives MSSTEEKLKIVSLDVKDIRFPTSLQADGSDAMHTDPDYSCAYVTIKLHSGLEGDGLTFTCGRGTEIVVQAAKSMAPLVVGQIVTDIYKDFATFWRSLTSESQMRWIGPEKGAVHLATAAIINALWDLWGKLIKKPVWRLLADLDPEVLLSVIDFRYVTNCITKAEALELLKQGQVGKEERIKQLMETGYPCYTTQAGWLGYSDEKIRELAQKYLDMGYTVFKVKVGKNLQDDIKRCELLRSIIGYDRTLMVDANQVWEVQEAIDWMKELAPFKPLWIEEPTSPDDVLGHAEIAKALKPYGIGVATGEQCCNRVLFKQFLQAQALEFCQVDSARIGGVNEILSVYLMAKKMGVKVCPHAGGVGLCEMVQHLQMWDFVALSGTSEGRVVEFVDQQHEHFVNPCVIKNAHYMAPTAPGYNTTMKPESIAAYVYPDGSEWESMFAKGLFHDPRKDTGF, from the exons CACACCGATCCCGACTACTCATGTGCTtacgtaacaataaagctaCACTCAGGTCTAGAAGGTGATGGTCTCACCTTCACTTGCGGAAGAGGTACCGAAATTGTTGTTCAGGCAGCCAAGTCCATGGCTCCCCTGGTAGTAGGACAAATTGTCACTGACATTTACAAAGATTTTGCTACTTTTTGGAGATCTTTAACCAGTGAAAGTCAAATGAGATGG ATCGGTCCGGAGAAAGGAGCAGTACATCTTGCCACAGCAGCCATTATTAACGCCCTGTGGGATTTGTGGGGTAAACTAATCAAGAAACCAGTTTGGCGTCTACTGGCTGACTTAGATCCAGAAGTGTTGCTCTCTGTGATTGACTTTAGATATGTAACTAATTGCATTACTAAAGCGGAAGCCTTGGAACTGCTTAAGCAAGGACAAGTTGGAAAGGAGGAAAGGATTAAGCAGCTTATGGAAACAGGATATCCATGTTATACCACCCAAGCAG GTTGGTTGGGTTATTCTGATGAGAAAATCAGAGAACTAGCGCAGAAATACCTTGATATGGGTTATACTGTATTTAAAGTGAAAGTAGGAAAAAACCTGCAAGATGACATTAAGAGGTGCGAGTTGCTTAGAAGTATCATTGGCTATGATAGAACATTG ATGGTAGATGCAAACCAAGTGTGGGAAGTGCAAGAAGCCATCGATTGGATGAAAGAGTTGGCTCCTTTCAAGCCCCTCTGGATCGAAGAGCCTACCAGTCCGGACGATGTGCTTGGACACGCCGAAATTGCCAAAGCACTTAAACCCTATGGAATTGGTGTAGCTACTGGCGAGCAGTGCTGCAATAGAGTTCTGTTCAAACAGTTTTTGCAGGCACAAGCTTTGGAGTTCTGTCAAGTTGATTCCGCCCGTATTGGCGGTGTTAATGAGATTTTGAGTGTGTATTTGATGGCTAAGAAGATGGGAG ttaaggTCTGTCCACATGCCGGTGGAGTTGGTCTCTGTGAAATGGTCCAACATCTCCAAATGTGGGACTTTGTGGCTTTATCTGGTACCAGCGAAGGCAGAGTTGTAGAATTCGTTGATCAGCAACACGAGCATTTTGTGAACCCTTGTGTTATTAAGAATGCGCATTATATGGCTCCTACT gctcCAGGATACAACACAACCATGAAACCTGAATCCATAGCTGCCTACGTATATCCCGATGGATCAGAATGGGAATCCATGTTTGCCAAGGGTCTGTTCCATGATCCTAGAAAAGATACAGGATTTTAG